A genome region from Mercenaria mercenaria strain notata chromosome 11, MADL_Memer_1, whole genome shotgun sequence includes the following:
- the LOC128546778 gene encoding uncharacterized protein LOC128546778: MDIIRKALSKMKCGKAAGPSGIIAEMLKAAGEEGIDLLRKLVEVVFSSGVIPKDWQESYILNLYKGKGDALDRGNYRGLKLTDQVMKLLERVLDSFIRGMVDIDSMQFGFVPGRGTTDAIFILRQLQEKYIAANKPLYIAFVDLEKAFDRVPRKVLRWALRSLGVEEWAVRVIQGMYSDVRSRVRVNGQYSEEFGVEVGVHQGSVLSPLLFILVLEALSREFRTGVPWELLYADDLAVIADSLEECVTKLKAWKNGMEDKGLRVNMKKTKFMISGSGLDLLRDSGAFPCAVCRSGVGVNSIESSKCRHWVHKKCSGIIGRLSANPSYVCPRCCGQARPIDGRPVTQVDVDGTLLDVEAGFCYLGNMLCAGGGCELAIISRCCTAWGKFKKLLPILTSKHVSLKTCGKVFNACVRSALLHGSETWAPSAPDLQRLCRNDRSMIRWICGIKPNDDVPIAALYAKLGLQEVTEAIRTRRLRWYGHVIRASSCINSILSKSIPNSKGRGRPKKTWLECVKRDLKAYNLDSFDSHDREAWRLGVKQSSHLLPTLISYWDTRSSRQINTG; this comes from the coding sequence ATGGATATTATCCGCAAGGCTCTCAGCAAGATGAAGTGTGGCAAAGCTGCAGGCCCCTCGGGCATCATAGCTGAGATGTTGAAGGCTGCAGGTGAGGAGGGCATAGATTTGTTAAGAAAGCTGGTGGAAGTTGTCTTTAGTAGTGGTGTGATCCCCAAGGATTGGCAAGAGAGCTACATCCTGAACCTCTACAAGGGTAAAGGTGATGCCCTCGACCGAGGTAATTATCGAGGCCTTAAGCTCACCGACCAGGTTATGAAGTTACTGGAGCGTGTGTTGGACAGTTTCATCCGTGGTATGGTGGACATTGACTCTATGCAGTTTGGCTTTGTGCCAGGCAGAGGTACAACAGATGCTATCTTCATCCTACGCCAGCTACAGGAGAAGTACATAGCTGCAAACAAGCCACTTTATATCGCGTTTGTCGACTTGGAGAAGGCCTTCGATCGTGTACCAAGGAAAGTCCTCCGGTGGGCACTGAGGAGTCTGGGTGTTGAGGAATGGGCTGTACGTGTCATTCAGGGTATGTACTCTGATGTAAGAAGCCGTGTACGAGTCAACGGGCAGTACAGTGAGGAGTTCGGAGTTGAAGTTGGAGTTCATCAGGGATCTGTCCTCAGTCCCCTACTTTTCATCCTCGTACTGGAGGCTCTGTCACGCGAGTTCCGCACAGGTGTGCCTTGGGAGCTCCTGTATGCAGACGACCTAGCTGTGATCGCCGATTCACTGGAGGAATGTGTCACTAAGCTGAAGGCGTGGAAGAATGGTATGGAAGACAAGGGTCTGAGAGTGAACATGAAGAAGACCAAGTTTATGATCTCTGGCTCTGGTCTGGATCTTCTGCGAGACTCTGGTGCTTTTCCTTGCGCGGTCTGTCGGAGTGGTGTTGGGGTAAACTCCATCGAAAGTTCCAAGTGCAGACATTGGGTTCACAAGAAGTGCAGTGGAATCATTGGAAGACTGAGCGCCAATCCATCATACGTATGTCCTAGATGCTGCGGCCAGGCAAGGCCAATTGATGGTAGACCAGTCACTCAAGTAGATGTGGATGGTACTCTGCTTGACGTGGAAGCCGGTTTCTGCTATCTTGGCAACATGCTGTGTGCTGGTGGAGGCTGTGAACTTGCCATCATTTCCAGATGTTGTACTGCCTGGGGAAAGTTCAAGAAACTCCTGCCAATTCTGACTTCCAAGCATGTATCCCTCAAGACTTGTGGAAAAGTGTTCAATGCCTGTGTCCGTTCTGCCCTACTGCATGGTAGTGAAACGTGGGCGCCTTCTGCTCCAGATTTACAGCGGCTCTGTCGAAACGACAGGTCAATGATCCGATGGATCTGTGGCATCAAACCCAATGACGACGTACCCATAGCAGCACTGTACGCAAAGCTGGGGTTACAGGAGGTGACAGAGGCTATTCGTACCAGACGTCTGAGGTGGTATGGCCATGTCATTCGTGCATCCTCATGCATCAACTCAATCTTGAGTAAGTCCATACCAAACTCCAAAGGACGTGGGAGACCTAAAAAGACCTGGTTGGAATGTGTCAAGCGGGACTTGAAGGCTTACAACCTTGACAGCTTTGACTCACATGACAGAGAAGCATGGAGACTGGGTGTTAAACAATCTAGCCACCTGCTGCCTACCCTAATAAGTTACTGGGACACCCGCAGCAGTCGACAAATAAACactggatga